A stretch of Paludisphaera borealis DNA encodes these proteins:
- a CDS encoding tetratricopeptide repeat protein, with amino-acid sequence MVGPIRWFRAFRISTMLPAITLFTLTTGAAIAQEPSAPKPDAAAEQPKPKPDVSAVFNLPGDDPPKPFVPKNPQTVEDRKRTESIRLFTTARALEDRRSFTEAAKVLEEAFKLDPESVAIARRLSRLYVGTLGRPDDAVKYGKIALAAEPSDTDTLERLFEFYTQKKDYVACEALLKEVLANPKLEPHAPGRLVAQLELGRLYSGPLSQVDKAADAYALLMAELDDKAANRLSPSDVQRILGNEPAKTYVDFGVVFLAAKREDLAIKALERGLVYDEESSQIPLLLADTLLKANKGPQALALVDRYIKRQPQGVEAYELLSKVLKELKQEDQITPRLEAAAKSDSKNVPLQYVLADRYRETGQVDKAEELYKSLLATQPTPETYRALAASLLKRRKAGDLLRVICEAVGRPRGLEAVMPQLQAAASDDSLSEEMLDEGLKQLSAKPPSLPQAAFTVLSIIANPDRGSRKESRLERLLKLQRLMLDQTPNPKIYLEIADTQQRMDQYGEAAATLELMMEKYPTEKNPRYLSVLSSFYRRADKAEKALETARKAVALEPNDSESQSQLADLLGDLGKLDEAVPILEKIIKNETGNPMYEFRLGGLLTKFGRNEQAVKLFQDMLTRYGSKDDVAKLIHSSLSVIYVNQGDYAKGEAELETALQRFPEDAGVNNDLGYLYAEQGKNLEKAENMIRKALKEDPENYAYLDSLGWVLFKRGKIKDAVEPLEKAIELHKQMEKRGIVPPDATLPEHLGDVYLQLQDMEKAKSLWQEAEKAAAKSVPPDKRLAEIRKKLGSLGALDPAPKASTRRTP; translated from the coding sequence CTTCCGCATCAGCACGATGCTGCCGGCGATCACGCTGTTCACCTTGACGACTGGCGCCGCGATCGCCCAGGAGCCCTCGGCGCCCAAGCCGGACGCAGCGGCTGAGCAGCCGAAGCCCAAGCCCGATGTCTCGGCCGTTTTCAACCTGCCTGGCGACGACCCGCCGAAGCCGTTCGTTCCGAAAAATCCGCAGACCGTCGAGGACCGCAAGCGGACCGAGTCGATCCGCCTGTTCACGACGGCCCGGGCGCTCGAGGATCGGCGGTCGTTCACGGAAGCGGCGAAGGTGTTGGAAGAGGCGTTCAAGCTCGACCCCGAGTCGGTCGCGATCGCCCGGCGGCTGAGCCGGCTCTACGTGGGTACGCTGGGCCGCCCCGACGACGCCGTCAAATACGGCAAGATCGCCCTGGCCGCCGAGCCCAGCGACACCGACACCCTGGAGCGGCTGTTCGAGTTCTACACGCAGAAGAAGGATTACGTGGCTTGCGAGGCGCTTTTGAAAGAGGTCCTGGCCAATCCCAAGCTCGAACCGCACGCGCCGGGCCGCCTGGTGGCGCAGCTTGAGCTGGGACGGCTCTATTCGGGGCCGCTCTCCCAGGTCGACAAGGCGGCTGACGCCTACGCCCTGCTCATGGCGGAACTCGACGACAAGGCCGCCAACCGCCTGTCTCCCAGCGATGTGCAACGCATCCTCGGCAACGAGCCGGCCAAGACGTACGTGGACTTCGGCGTCGTCTTCCTTGCGGCCAAGCGCGAAGACCTGGCGATCAAGGCGCTCGAGCGCGGGCTGGTCTACGACGAGGAGAGTTCGCAGATCCCCTTGCTCTTGGCGGACACCCTGCTGAAGGCCAACAAGGGACCGCAGGCGCTGGCTCTCGTCGATCGCTACATCAAGCGGCAGCCGCAGGGCGTGGAAGCCTATGAGCTGCTGTCCAAGGTGCTCAAGGAGCTGAAGCAGGAAGACCAGATCACGCCCCGGCTCGAAGCGGCCGCCAAGAGCGACTCCAAGAACGTGCCGCTGCAATACGTGCTGGCCGACCGCTATCGCGAGACCGGCCAGGTTGACAAGGCCGAGGAGCTGTACAAGTCCCTGCTTGCCACCCAGCCGACGCCGGAGACCTACCGGGCCCTGGCCGCGTCGCTCTTGAAGCGGCGCAAGGCGGGCGACCTCCTCAGGGTGATCTGCGAGGCCGTCGGTCGCCCGCGGGGATTAGAGGCCGTCATGCCCCAGCTCCAGGCCGCCGCAAGCGACGACTCGCTTTCCGAGGAGATGCTCGACGAGGGCCTGAAGCAGCTCTCGGCCAAGCCCCCGAGCCTGCCGCAGGCGGCCTTCACCGTCCTGAGCATCATCGCCAACCCCGACCGCGGCTCGCGCAAGGAGTCGCGGCTCGAACGCCTGCTCAAGCTCCAGCGGCTGATGCTCGATCAGACGCCCAACCCCAAGATCTATCTCGAAATCGCCGACACCCAGCAGCGGATGGATCAGTACGGCGAGGCCGCCGCGACGCTCGAACTGATGATGGAGAAGTACCCGACCGAGAAGAACCCGCGCTACCTGAGCGTCCTGTCGAGCTTCTATCGCCGCGCGGACAAGGCCGAAAAGGCCCTCGAAACGGCCCGCAAGGCCGTCGCTCTCGAGCCCAACGATTCCGAGAGCCAGTCGCAGCTCGCCGACCTCCTGGGCGATCTCGGCAAGCTCGACGAGGCCGTCCCGATCCTCGAAAAGATCATCAAGAACGAGACCGGCAATCCGATGTACGAGTTCCGGCTCGGCGGGTTGCTGACCAAGTTCGGACGCAACGAGCAGGCCGTCAAGCTGTTCCAAGACATGCTCACGCGGTACGGTTCCAAGGACGACGTCGCGAAGCTGATCCACAGCAGTCTCTCGGTCATCTACGTCAACCAGGGCGACTACGCCAAGGGCGAGGCCGAGCTGGAAACGGCGCTCCAGCGGTTCCCCGAGGACGCGGGCGTGAACAACGACCTGGGCTATCTCTACGCCGAGCAGGGCAAGAACCTTGAGAAGGCGGAGAACATGATCCGCAAGGCCCTCAAGGAAGACCCCGAGAACTACGCTTATCTCGACAGCCTGGGCTGGGTCTTGTTCAAGAGAGGTAAAATCAAGGACGCGGTCGAGCCGCTTGAGAAAGCCATCGAGCTGCACAAGCAGATGGAGAAGCGGGGCATCGTCCCGCCCGACGCCACTCTTCCCGAGCATCTGGGAGACGTCTACCTCCAGCTCCAGGACATGGAGAAAGCCAAGTCCCTGTGGCAGGAAGCCGAAAAGGCCGCCGCCAAGAGCGTCCCGCCCGACAAACGCCTGGCCGAGATCCGCAAGAAGCTCGGCTCGCTGGGCGCGCTCGATCCAGCGCCTAAAGCCTCCACGCGCCGCACCCCTTGA